The proteins below are encoded in one region of Euzebyales bacterium:
- a CDS encoding class I SAM-dependent RNA methyltransferase — translation MSTDARSDTAVEVVLDGFAHGGAAVGRLPDGRACFVDYGVPGERVTVRITEQRRRWARGTVVEVLDPSPDRVAPPCPLFGPDKCGGCSTQHIAVPRQAELLGTVIADQLRRIGGLEPPDGTVEVITPHSPDGLGYRNRARFAVTDDGRLGFRRARSHDPIAVDDCPLLVPAARSALREMAQGWYGVSEVRLQAGTAGDTALAVTTTGRDTRVPSHLPATLPRRDRRARPDDRARVRQDVAGHTFVVSASSFFQASTAAAEVLVGLVRELTPVAAGSHVVDCYAGVGLFSVALASEGVRVTAIESDVGACADARINAAGLPVDGHRADVAAPPAVDVPIDAVVLDPPRTGAGRVVTDWIAGLAPHRVTYVSCDPATFARDARALTDHGMSLEKLVGVDQFTHTGRVELVAGFRTP, via the coding sequence GTGAGCACGGACGCCCGCTCGGACACCGCGGTCGAGGTGGTGCTCGACGGCTTCGCCCACGGCGGCGCCGCTGTCGGGCGACTTCCCGACGGACGGGCCTGCTTCGTCGACTACGGCGTCCCTGGCGAGCGGGTCACCGTCCGGATCACCGAGCAGCGACGGCGGTGGGCGCGGGGGACGGTCGTCGAGGTGCTCGACCCGTCGCCGGACCGGGTGGCGCCGCCGTGCCCGCTCTTCGGTCCCGACAAGTGCGGCGGGTGCAGCACGCAGCACATCGCGGTGCCGCGCCAGGCGGAGCTTCTGGGAACCGTGATCGCCGACCAACTGCGACGCATCGGCGGCCTCGAGCCGCCCGATGGGACCGTCGAGGTCATCACCCCCCACAGCCCGGACGGCCTCGGCTACCGCAACCGCGCCCGGTTCGCGGTGACCGACGACGGGCGGCTGGGCTTTCGCCGGGCCCGCAGCCACGACCCGATCGCCGTGGACGACTGCCCGCTGCTCGTCCCCGCGGCACGATCCGCGCTGCGCGAGATGGCGCAGGGGTGGTACGGGGTGTCGGAGGTCAGGCTGCAGGCTGGCACCGCCGGGGACACCGCGCTGGCGGTCACGACGACCGGGCGTGACACGCGGGTGCCGTCACACCTGCCGGCAACGCTGCCGCGCCGGGACCGCAGAGCACGGCCGGACGACCGCGCCCGGGTCCGCCAGGACGTGGCCGGCCACACGTTCGTGGTGAGTGCGTCCAGCTTCTTCCAGGCCAGCACCGCGGCGGCCGAGGTGCTGGTCGGTCTCGTCCGCGAGCTCACGCCCGTCGCCGCGGGCAGCCACGTCGTGGACTGCTACGCGGGCGTCGGGCTGTTCTCGGTCGCGTTGGCGTCCGAAGGCGTCCGCGTCACGGCGATCGAGTCGGACGTCGGCGCCTGCGCCGACGCCCGGATCAACGCCGCCGGCCTGCCGGTCGACGGCCACCGCGCCGACGTGGCGGCACCGCCAGCCGTCGACGTCCCGATCGACGCGGTGGTGCTCGATCCACCGCGGACCGGCGCCGGGCGGGTGGTGACCGACTGGATCGCCGGACTCGCGCCGCATCGCGTGACCTACGTGTCGTGCGATCCGGCGACGTTCGCACGCGACGCCCGGGCCCTGACCGACCACGGCATGAGCCTGGAGAAGCTGGTCGGAGTCGACCAGTTCACCCACACCGGCCGGGTGGAGCTGGTTGCAGGGTTCCGCACGCCGTGA
- a CDS encoding 50S ribosomal protein L11 methyltransferase → MTSGHWVLHLDADLDEVERHWAELSDAGMVGAAEVDGRAAVYFTERLEDLAVAGRWEHLAARDWQECWRAGLAPVRAGRWTLTPSWLATGAADELVLDPGQAFGTGHHETTAVCLEALDAIPLEGRTVLDLGTGSGVLAIAAALAGATVTAVDTDPLAVEAATGNAARNGARVTVAHGSVGVVAGRTFDVVVANLDSATLARLAPALREVLASDGTLVASGVGNERSHEVRTALEHVGLEVVATAGDEWTLLRAVRAEL, encoded by the coding sequence GTGACGAGCGGTCACTGGGTCCTGCACCTCGACGCCGACCTCGACGAGGTCGAACGACACTGGGCCGAGCTGTCGGACGCGGGGATGGTCGGCGCGGCGGAGGTCGACGGCCGGGCGGCCGTGTACTTCACCGAGCGCCTCGAGGACCTGGCAGTGGCCGGCCGGTGGGAGCACCTCGCCGCCCGTGACTGGCAAGAGTGCTGGCGTGCAGGGCTGGCACCCGTGCGGGCAGGGAGGTGGACCCTCACGCCGTCCTGGCTGGCGACCGGTGCGGCGGACGAGCTCGTGCTCGACCCGGGCCAGGCGTTCGGCACCGGCCATCACGAGACGACCGCCGTCTGCCTGGAGGCACTCGACGCGATCCCGCTGGAGGGCAGGACCGTGCTCGACCTCGGGACCGGCAGCGGGGTGCTGGCCATCGCGGCGGCGCTGGCGGGCGCCACCGTCACCGCGGTCGACACCGACCCGCTCGCGGTCGAGGCTGCGACCGGCAACGCCGCGCGCAACGGAGCGCGGGTGACGGTCGCCCACGGCAGCGTCGGCGTGGTGGCCGGCCGCACGTTCGACGTCGTGGTCGCCAACCTCGACAGCGCCACGCTGGCCAGGTTGGCGCCGGCGCTGCGCGAGGTCCTGGCGTCCGACGGCACCCTGGTCGCCAGCGGGGTCGGCAATGAGCGGTCCCACGAGGTCCGCACGGCGCTCGAGCACGTCGGGCTGGAGGTGGTCGCGACTGCCGGCGACGAGTGGACGCTGCTGCGGGCCGTGCGGGCGGAGCTGTGA
- a CDS encoding D-alanyl-D-alanine carboxypeptidase has translation MLPASTPKLVTAAAGLRILGADHRFVTCVYATRAPDASGVVDGDLVIVGGGDPACPS, from the coding sequence ATGCTGCCCGCCTCGACGCCCAAGCTCGTGACCGCGGCTGCCGGGCTGCGCATCCTCGGCGCGGACCACAGGTTCGTGACCTGCGTCTACGCGACCCGCGCACCCGACGCGTCCGGCGTCGTCGACGGCGACCTCGTCATCGTCGGCGGCGGCGATCCGGCTTGTCCATCCTGA